One genomic region from Croceicoccus sp. YJ47 encodes:
- a CDS encoding PQQ-dependent dehydrogenase, methanol/ethanol family — protein MKARAYWLWLAPLLLSACGGGDGAGTGGDGEVRANAILADDSGGDDWPAFGRTYGEQHYSPLTQIDTGNVAQLGLAWSMDLPPGNPATGPIAVDGVIYMATGYSIVRAIDARNGKQLWSFDPKAPQASGKKLRQGWGSRGIAWWNGKVITATQDGRLVALDAKTGAVSWSSRTFPQSDSRFISGPPRVFDGKVVIGHGGADSGPIRGYVTAYDADTGEQLWRFYTVPGNPADGFESEAMEMAARTWSGEWWKYGGGGNVWNAITYDAEQDLVLLGTGNGAPWNHKIRSDGEGDNLFLCSIVAVDAKTGEYRWHYQINPGESWDFNASMDMELADLTIDGRQRKVVMTAPKNGFFYVIDRTNGELISAEPFVTVTWAKGIDKATGRPIEAENVRYEDGPVTFQPTPVGAHSWLPMAYSPQSGLAYIPTLDLEVTYDDTGITKENFEWVEGMGLASGVGYAVSIPEGAETTGYLTAYDPVAQKPAWRIPMDVPFSGGAMATAGGLVFQGRVNDDFVAYDAKSGKVLWTFDAKAPVIAPPITYTADGVQYVTVIAGIGTSPGLFGPMTAKFGIDYRTQARRVLTFRIGAAGTLPAKQPYTAVAFADPDYRADARLETAGEGIFNARCAVCHGGAVIAGGTAPDLRTSAAVADPATFHQIVRGGALVHNGMPQFQELSDRELRALRQYIRARAADLRKDGGA, from the coding sequence ATGAAAGCCAGAGCGTACTGGCTGTGGCTGGCTCCGTTGCTCCTGTCCGCATGCGGCGGGGGTGACGGGGCCGGCACCGGCGGCGACGGGGAGGTTCGCGCCAATGCCATCCTTGCGGATGATAGCGGCGGGGACGACTGGCCCGCCTTCGGCCGCACCTATGGCGAGCAGCATTACAGCCCGCTGACGCAGATCGACACGGGCAATGTCGCACAGCTCGGCCTCGCCTGGTCGATGGACCTGCCGCCGGGCAATCCGGCGACGGGGCCGATCGCGGTGGATGGCGTCATCTACATGGCGACGGGCTATTCCATCGTGCGCGCCATCGATGCCCGTAACGGCAAGCAATTGTGGAGCTTCGACCCGAAGGCGCCGCAAGCCTCCGGCAAGAAGTTGCGGCAGGGCTGGGGCAGCCGGGGTATCGCGTGGTGGAACGGCAAGGTCATCACCGCGACGCAGGATGGCCGGCTCGTCGCGCTCGACGCGAAGACCGGGGCGGTTTCGTGGTCCTCGCGCACCTTTCCGCAGAGCGACAGCCGGTTCATCTCCGGCCCGCCGCGCGTTTTCGACGGGAAGGTCGTGATCGGCCACGGCGGCGCGGATTCCGGGCCCATTCGCGGCTATGTCACGGCCTATGACGCCGATACGGGGGAGCAGCTGTGGCGGTTCTACACCGTGCCCGGCAACCCCGCCGACGGGTTCGAGAGCGAGGCGATGGAAATGGCCGCGCGGACGTGGTCCGGCGAATGGTGGAAATATGGCGGCGGCGGCAATGTGTGGAACGCCATCACCTATGATGCGGAGCAGGATCTGGTCCTCCTCGGCACCGGCAATGGCGCGCCGTGGAATCACAAGATCCGCAGCGACGGCGAAGGGGACAATCTGTTCCTGTGTTCGATCGTCGCGGTGGATGCAAAGACCGGCGAATATCGCTGGCATTATCAGATCAACCCCGGCGAAAGCTGGGACTTCAACGCGTCGATGGACATGGAGCTTGCCGATCTCACCATCGACGGCAGGCAACGCAAGGTCGTGATGACCGCGCCCAAGAACGGGTTCTTCTACGTCATCGATCGCACCAATGGCGAGCTGATCAGCGCCGAACCCTTCGTCACCGTGACCTGGGCCAAGGGCATCGACAAGGCCACGGGCCGCCCGATCGAGGCGGAAAACGTCCGCTACGAAGACGGGCCGGTCACGTTTCAGCCTACGCCGGTCGGCGCGCATAGCTGGCTCCCCATGGCGTATAGCCCGCAGAGCGGCCTCGCCTATATCCCGACCCTCGATCTCGAGGTGACGTATGACGATACCGGCATCACGAAGGAGAACTTCGAATGGGTCGAAGGGATGGGGCTGGCGAGCGGGGTCGGCTATGCCGTGTCCATTCCGGAGGGCGCGGAGACGACCGGCTATCTCACCGCCTATGATCCCGTGGCGCAAAAACCGGCATGGCGCATCCCGATGGACGTCCCGTTCAGCGGCGGGGCCATGGCGACCGCAGGCGGGCTGGTGTTCCAGGGGCGCGTGAACGACGATTTCGTCGCCTATGACGCGAAGAGCGGCAAGGTGTTGTGGACCTTCGATGCCAAGGCGCCCGTCATCGCGCCGCCCATCACCTATACCGCCGACGGGGTGCAATATGTGACCGTCATTGCCGGCATCGGCACGTCGCCCGGCCTGTTCGGGCCGATGACGGCGAAGTTCGGCATCGATTACCGCACGCAGGCGCGCCGCGTCCTGACCTTCCGCATCGGGGCGGCGGGGACATTGCCTGCAAAACAGCCCTATACCGCGGTGGCTTTCGCCGATCCGGACTATCGGGCCGATGCGCGGCTCGAAACGGCGGGAGAGGGGATTTTCAACGCGCGCTGTGCCGTGTGTCATGGCGGCGCGGTCATCGCAGGGGGCACGGCGCCCGACCTGCGCACGTCGGCCGCGGTGGCCGATCCCGCCACCTTCCATCAGATCGTGCGGGGCGGGGCGCTGGTGCACAATGGCATGCCGCAGTTTCAGGAGCTGAGCGACCGCGAATTGCGTGCGCTGCGCCAGTATATCCGCGCCCGCGCCGCCGACCTCAGGAAGGACGGCGGCGCGTAG
- a CDS encoding VOC family protein, which translates to MSKSFGNIFQIAWVVDDIEAHIDHWTRVLGVGPFFHFPVPLPFDWVRSLGEDTAPDAPVYEAVAVSYSGDTMIELIQPGTHPSTYREFLDSGRSGVHHLGTMTDRLDEQVAEAKRRGAKVVLEGELPFSRFAYIDSDIGAAGAAFPGAMIELIEARPAMIDTLAKIRDAARDWDGKTRLAAM; encoded by the coding sequence ATGAGCAAGTCGTTCGGAAATATATTTCAAATCGCCTGGGTGGTCGACGACATCGAGGCCCATATCGACCATTGGACGCGCGTGCTGGGGGTTGGACCGTTTTTCCATTTTCCCGTGCCGCTGCCCTTCGACTGGGTACGATCACTGGGGGAGGATACCGCGCCCGATGCGCCGGTCTACGAAGCGGTCGCCGTATCCTATAGCGGGGACACGATGATCGAGCTGATCCAGCCGGGCACGCACCCTTCGACCTATCGCGAATTCCTCGACAGCGGGCGCAGCGGCGTTCACCACCTCGGTACGATGACGGACCGGCTGGACGAACAGGTCGCCGAGGCGAAGCGGCGCGGTGCGAAGGTCGTGCTCGAAGGGGAGCTGCCGTTCTCCCGCTTCGCCTATATCGACAGCGACATTGGCGCCGCAGGTGCCGCGTTCCCGGGCGCGATGATCGAGCTGATCGAGGCGCGCCCGGCCATGATCGACACGCTCGCCAAGATCCGCGACGCCGCGCGCGACTGGGACGGAAAGACCCGGCTCGCCGCGATGTGA